Within the Thermodesulfobacteriota bacterium genome, the region AAATAGCCCCGGAGAAAAGTCAAGTATATAGAAGACCGCCCTGCAGCTCCAGCCCCGCACCCGCAAGGACATTTTTATCTCCCTTATCTCCATTATTTCCATCATTTCTCGCCCTCGCAGCCGCATGTTTCAGTTATGAAATTGTTTCTTCTGTGAAACGTTTTTGTACTTCGCTGATTTTGTTATGTTTTTTTGTTTCATTGATGGAAACGTTGCGTCGGTGAAACAAGTTCCGTCAGCCTCACCTTATCCCCTTTCAGGGAAAACCATAATGAAATCAGGGTGTTGTGCAAGTTGGCACGGTTCTTGGAGTATATAAGGACAGTACGAGTCTTAAACCAGACAGATCTACAAAAGGAGGTGAACCAAAATGAGGAACACACACTTTCTCGAAAACGCAAAGACGGGGCTTACGGGCCTGGCGATTGTTGGCATAGCCGGCACCACCTACGCGTTCTTAAGCTTCGCCGTCGTGATGGCCACGGCACTGCTGGCCCTGCTTGTCGGCAGCTCCACCCCTACGGGTACGGCTGTATAACACCGCCTTACCCCTGAAGCGGACGAAGGAAGAACCACCGACTCGCAAAGGTGTATCACGAGGGGGAACCTTCCCTTCGCCTCCAGACAAAACCCCCACCACGCCCATGGTGGGGGTTTTGTTATTTCAAAACGGACTAAAGCCGAAACGGAAAAAGTGTTTCTTTTTTGAAACATTTCCGTTGTCTTTCTGCCGGAGCATCGGTATAATGAAGGGTATAGGAGGTAGCCCATAGGTGGAGAAAATAAAAACCCTTGTAAGGCTTAATACCGACACCATCCTTAACGGCATAGCCGACGGGGTTGTTGTGATGGGGCTCGACCACAAGGTGCTCTTCGTAAACCGCGCGGCCAGGGAGATCCTCAAGAGGGCCGGCGTGGATAGGATTTCACCGGGCGAGAAGTGCCGGGACGTTATGTGCCATTCGGCCTGTACCCTCGATTGCCTCATAAACACCACCATAAAGACCGGCGAGCACATCTACAACTACGATGCCGTGCTCGAAAACCCCAGGACCGGCGGCAAAACCGAGATCAGCATAAATACCGCGCTCTTGAAGGACGAGACCGGCAAGGTCATCGGCGGGGTAGAGATATTCCGCGACGTCTCGCTCATAAAGGGGCTCAAGGACGAACTGAAGGACAGGTTTTCTTTCGGCAGCATCATCGGCAGGAACCACAAGGTACTCGAGGTAAACGGGCTTCTCCGGGAGGTCGCGCCGACAGACGCCACCGTACTCATCCTCGGCGAGACCGGTACGGGCAAGGAACTCAGGGCGCACGCCGTCCACCGGAACTCCCCCCGGAAGGACGGCCCCTTCATAAGGGTCAACTGCGCCGCCCTCTCCGAGGGCCTCCTCGAAAGCGAGATCTTCGGCCACGTCAAGGGTGCCTTCACCGGCGCCATCGCCGACAAGCCCGGCAGGTTCGAACTCGCCAACGGCGGCACCATCTTCCTCGACGAGATAGGCGACATCTCGCCCGCGACCCAGGTAAAGCTCCTGAGAATCCTCCAGGAGGGGGAGTTCGAGAGGGTAGGCGGCACCAGGACCCTTAAGGCGGACGTCCGGATCATAGCGGCCACCAACAAAGACCTGAAGGTCGAGGCCGCGAACGGCCGGTTCAGGGAAGACCTCTACTACAGGCTCAAGGTGATAACCGTCACCCTGCCGCCGCTAAGAGAGAGTAAGGACGACATCCCGCTGCTGACGAACCACTTCATAGACAAGTTCAACAAGAAGATGAAGAGGGAGATTACCCACATCTCCCCCCAGGCCCTCGAAATACTCATGGAACACGACTACCCCGGCAACATCCGAGAGCTCGAACATATAATAGAACACGCCTTCGTGAGATGCCACGGCAAGACCATCGCGCCCGAGCACCTGCCGCCGGAGTTCCGGGACATGGACACTGTGGAGAGGGTCTTGGCGAGCGATAAGCCGCTTAAGGAGCTAGAAAGGGAGACCATCATACGCGCGCTCGACGATGCCGGATGGAAGTACCAGGAGTGCTCCCGGAAGCTCGGTATCAGCAGGACTACGCTCTGGAGGAAGATGCGGGACCTCGGCATAGAAAAAAGGAAAAAGGCGTCATAACCCCATGAAGCGGGAGATGGTGGCCGGACTTATTATAAAAGATAAGAGGCTGCTCCTTGTACACAATAAAAAACACGGGGGGCTCAGGTTCGAGCCGCCCGGGGGAAAACTCCTGCCCGGCGAAGAGCCCGAAGCGGCGGTCGTAAGGGAAATAAAGGAAGAGCTCGGCATAAGGGTCCGGCCGGGAAAACTCTTCGGCGTATACGACACGCACTCGCCCGAGGGGGAGTTCTCCGTACGGATGTTCTTCTGCGAGGTCGTCGAAGGCGAGCCCGAGGTAAGGGAGCCCGAGAAGATAGGCGGCTTCGGCTGGTATACCACAGGCGAGATGGAGGGGCTTAAGGAGCTCGTGCCGAACATGCGGGCGGCCCTTAAGGGGTTGGGGGATCTGTAGATAGGCCGTCCACGGTTTGACAGCCCCCGATCCTGTGCTATAATTTTACCGGACGAACCCACCGTGCGAACCCACTATACGAACCTGGGCGAAGGAGGGATAAAGGCCATGAAGAGAGTACTCTTAATCGCGGCGGCCATGATTGCGATAAACGGCACCACGCTCCTTGCCGCCGAGCATCCGGTAAAGAAGTTCTACTTCAACGTGGAGGAGAAAAAGATAACCCTCCTCAGGGAGCCCGAGAAGGCGGCCACGGTATGGGCGTTTAACGGCACGGTGCCCGGCCCCGTCATGCGGGTCAACAAGGGAGACCGCGTCAAGATATACTTCGAGAACACGAGCGGCAACCCCCACTCCATCCACATCCACGGCTCCCACCCCTTCGAGATGGACGGGACCGGCGATAAGGAACTCCACCCCAACCACGCGCAGGACCCTCAGACCGAGTTCGTATACGACTTCATAGCCGAAGAGCCCGGCTACTACCCCTACCACTGCCACGTGGACGCCGCCAAGCATATGGACATGGGGATGTACGGGCTCCTGATAGTCGAGGACCCGGCGCAGAAAAAGACCTACGACAGGGAGTTCATAAGTTTCTGGGACGAGTGGGACATCGACGGCGACGGGGTCTACGAAACGCACACCATAAACTCCAAATCATACCCCGACACGGAGCCCCTTAAGGCGAAGGTCGGCGAGCGTATAAGGATCGTCATGGTCGCCTTCGGCTACGAGGTGCACGCCCCGCACATCCACGGCGCGGTCGCCGACGTGCTCGACCAGTTCACGGGCGCAAAGCTCTACAAGTCGGACACCGAGATGTTTACGACCGCCCAGGTGAGGGTCATGGAGGCCTCCTTCAAGCACAAGGGCAAGTGGATGTTCCACTGCCACGTGGAGCCCCACATAGTGGACGACGGCGAATACCCAAGGGGCATGATGACCTTTATAGAGGTGGAGTAGGGTGCTGCATGAAATGAAGGAGGCTATACCTTGGCGGATATAAGCTGTCCCAAATGCTCACACCTCACAAAGCGCGGCGGCTTCGCGACGTGGCAGATAGTCGTGGCAATCCTTTTCTTCCCCATAGGGCTCGTGGCGCTCTCCGGCGGCAGGAAGCCCACGGTCTGCTCGGGCTGCGGCCATACCTTCGCTTCGTAGGGGGGCTTGCCACTATAAAAATCAAACAATGCAAGGGCGTATTTATATTTCGGGGGCTTTCACCAACGTCTGCACCTCAAAGTGTGGCGGCAAAAACGGTTGGATTGAGAACGACCCCCATTTCTGGACAATGCCCCCAACATGGGGGATATGCCGTACGGATTTTAGGCGGAAGGTAGGAGAAGATGATTATGTGTTTTTTGTATTGCCAAAGGCATCGCCTTTACCGCAGATGATATATGGCTATTTTAAGGTAGAAGACAACGTGACGCACTTAGAAGCCTACGGAAAACTGAAAAGAAAAAGAATGAACAAAAACAAGAACCCCAACGGCAATATCATTGTAACCGGAAATGGTCGCTATAACAGACGGGGAGATAACGGTACCCACAAAGACAGATTCGAAGGAATCAAAGAG harbors:
- a CDS encoding sigma 54-interacting transcriptional regulator: MEKIKTLVRLNTDTILNGIADGVVVMGLDHKVLFVNRAAREILKRAGVDRISPGEKCRDVMCHSACTLDCLINTTIKTGEHIYNYDAVLENPRTGGKTEISINTALLKDETGKVIGGVEIFRDVSLIKGLKDELKDRFSFGSIIGRNHKVLEVNGLLREVAPTDATVLILGETGTGKELRAHAVHRNSPRKDGPFIRVNCAALSEGLLESEIFGHVKGAFTGAIADKPGRFELANGGTIFLDEIGDISPATQVKLLRILQEGEFERVGGTRTLKADVRIIAATNKDLKVEAANGRFREDLYYRLKVITVTLPPLRESKDDIPLLTNHFIDKFNKKMKREITHISPQALEILMEHDYPGNIRELEHIIEHAFVRCHGKTIAPEHLPPEFRDMDTVERVLASDKPLKELERETIIRALDDAGWKYQECSRKLGISRTTLWRKMRDLGIEKRKKAS
- a CDS encoding NUDIX hydrolase, yielding MKREMVAGLIIKDKRLLLVHNKKHGGLRFEPPGGKLLPGEEPEAAVVREIKEELGIRVRPGKLFGVYDTHSPEGEFSVRMFFCEVVEGEPEVREPEKIGGFGWYTTGEMEGLKELVPNMRAALKGLGDL
- a CDS encoding multicopper oxidase domain-containing protein — protein: MKRVLLIAAAMIAINGTTLLAAEHPVKKFYFNVEEKKITLLREPEKAATVWAFNGTVPGPVMRVNKGDRVKIYFENTSGNPHSIHIHGSHPFEMDGTGDKELHPNHAQDPQTEFVYDFIAEEPGYYPYHCHVDAAKHMDMGMYGLLIVEDPAQKKTYDREFISFWDEWDIDGDGVYETHTINSKSYPDTEPLKAKVGERIRIVMVAFGYEVHAPHIHGAVADVLDQFTGAKLYKSDTEMFTTAQVRVMEASFKHKGKWMFHCHVEPHIVDDGEYPRGMMTFIEVE
- a CDS encoding DUF2367 domain-containing protein, encoding MADISCPKCSHLTKRGGFATWQIVVAILFFPIGLVALSGGRKPTVCSGCGHTFAS